The Taeniopygia guttata chromosome 9, bTaeGut7.mat, whole genome shotgun sequence genome segment CAAGCCTAACGTCACAAAAAGCTTTAGctattttaaaagccaaaagcAACTTTAAAGACTGTAACTCATTGGTAGATACAGTGACATGAGAATATTTCTGGGATACATGGATGATGCTGTCCAAATTCAGAGAGGTAAAGGCActgtgaaaacaaaatagaggaaaaaacacCTTATTGAGTAAAGGTAAAAGTTACAAATGAGCTCTTTTCCAAGTACCTAGTAATCCAAGCAATTAGTACTAAACAACACTCAACCTGATGACAATGGAACTAGGTTGTTAAAGGACTATGAAACCCTGAAGTCTGCTGTAGGGGTATCCATTATAAATACCTGGGGACTTAAggtaaaggaaaagaaggataaagggaaaggaaaggtcAGGAAAAGGCAGATTCATTTATTGTATACTATGCCTTGGCATATTCAGGTATGAGATCTAACTTCTTGAATTATAGCCAGAAAGCTGCTGACATGGACAGCCATGCCACATCCCACCAGTGTGCACTGTCCCAAAAATCACAATAGCCATCCCATAAAGCTAACTCACCCTGCTCAAAAGCAAGATGATCGCCCCACTAATTTCAATGTTACCGAAAACAGAGCAATTGCCTCAAAACACACCGTTAAGGTGCTGGTAAACATTCCTGCGACCCAGGACAGCCTTGAGCAGCCAAGCCATCCTGCGCAGGGCCCAGTATCAGTGCAGCAAACCAACGGCACCAGCCTGCGGTGTTGTAAAGGAATGTAGAACTAAATTATCGCAATAGAGACTTGGCGAAATCTGGAACAATAAACCCCAAACTCGCCCGTTACAACCCCTTGTAGAAAGTAGCAGATGCTGGTGTGTGAGACAGGGACACAGCCATGAGGTCCGGGAGGATGAAGGGCACGGGCGAGGCAGGCAGGGGCTGAACCCCTGTCCGAGAGGCGTGAAAGCAGGGGTGAGATTACAGAAACAGCACAAATGCGGCGACTGCCCGGGGCCGTAACGGCACAGCGGAGCGGGGCACGGCAAGCACGGGCCGCCGGACGCGCCGTGCACGGAGCGGGCACCGCTCTGCCCCGCAGCCCCGACCCCTCCGGGCTGCCCCGGGTCCGCCCGCCGGGCAGGCAGCGCAGCGCCGCGCCCCGAGCCGCGGGAGCCGCGtccggccggccccggccccggccccggccccggccggaAGGCGCCGCCGCCGGTACTCACCGATCCCGGCCGCTCCCGGCCTCCGGCGGGGCACCGGGGCGGCCGCACGGACGTcgggccccgccgcgccgcggccccgcgcgaTCCgagcgggcagggcagggtccGGCACCGCCCGCTCCGCACTGCCAccgggccgagccgggctgGACCGGCCCCCGCAGCACTCCCGGGACTGCCCGCGCCCATCCCCACCGGCCGAGCGGCCCCGGGCAGCGGGCAGCGGGCACCGAGCATCGCTCCCGGCGccggccgcagccccggccccgctccccccggccgCGGGGGCGGTGCCGGCCGCGCCCctcctccccccgcccccggcgcggcagcgcagggctgggctgggccgcgccgccgccgccgcagcgcTCGGTCCGCTCCGCCGCCGCACCGCCGGgaccgccgcccgccccgcgcccccggcccgcccgctGCCCGCTCGCCCTCGCCCGCCGCCCCGCGACCATGGCCGGCTGGCAGAGCTACGTGGACAACCTGATGTGCGatggctgctgccaggaggcCGCCATTGTGGGCTACTGCGACGCCAAGTACGTCTGGGCAGCCACGGCCGGCGGCATCTTCCAGAGCATCACGGTgagcggggccggcgggagcgcggccggcgggagcggggctgggagcggCGCCCACGGGCCGCGGCCGGGGGACGGGGGCACCTTGCGGGCGAGGGGCGCGGGCCCGGCCGCCCGCGCCGCCTTTTTGTGCGCGGtgggagcggcgcggggccggtgCCGCGGGCGGGGGGTGCGGGCGGCGGGcccggcgcggcgcgggcggcggagcggggcggctCGGACGGCGCCGCGCCGCCGGCTCCATGTTTTCTCCGCCAAGATGGCGCTCTGCCATTGATGCTCCCCCGCCCTGCCCGcccgcgcccccggcccgcccggccccgccgccccgcgaGCAGCGCcgagcgcggccgccgccgccgcggctcCCCCGGCCGCACGCGGGCCTGCCCCGGGCGCGGCGGGCCCGGTCCCGGCCgaggcggagcggggccgcctGGGCCGCGGTCggggggccgggcccgccgTGACGCTGCACTTTGCGGCCGCCGCGGTGCAGCAGGGCCCGCGCCGCGCCCCCGGCTCCGGGCCCGGGGCCCTTCCCGAGGGGGAGGCGGaggggccgcggcggcggcagcagcccGGGCCCGGCGGGCGGGCCGGAGCCGGGCTGGTGCCGCCGCTGCGGACAGGCCCCGGGCTGATCTCCCGGGACAGGTGCGGACAGAGCCCGCGCCAGCCCGGGGCCAGGCTCCAGCAGGCGCCCTGCGCCGCTTAACGGGCTCGGGCCCGGAATCGCCGCGACAGAGGCTCCCCCGCGCGCAGCGGCCGCGGAGCAGCGCAGACTGCGCCTAACAAAGCCCTGTGTTCTGGAGCACTTCCTGCGGGCAGCGAGGGGAAATCACGGCCTCGGCCTCTCCGCATGAGACAGGAGCGGTTCTAAACAGAAATTACGGCAATATACCCTTCCGTGCTAACTCTGAACTCTTTCCTTTGACAGCCAGGAGAAATAGATATGATTGTAGGAAAAGACCGAGAGGGTTTCTTCACCAATGGTCTGACCCTTGGTGCAAAGAAGTGCTCTGTGATCAGAGATAGCCTGTATGTCGATGGTGACTGCACAATGGACATCAGGACAAAGAGTCAAGGTGGTGAGCCGACATATAATGTTGCTGTAGGCAGAGCTGGACGAGGTAAGCATCCTTTTCTCTACCTTCAGGTAGCTAAATTAGGAATATGACCCTAAGCATAGACTCCAGCTATTAGAAAAACCAAACTACTGTATTTGATGGCTGATTTTGGGAAATGGTGCAAGGGAGTGGATGGCAGTGCTCTAGCTGAGTTCTGACTGAGAATTACACACATCCCTCTTCCCACCtgcatcccagcccagcaccaggcTGTGCAGTAGTGAACAGGTCTGTGACAAGCAGGAAAAAGCAGGCTGCAGCTCCAAGCAGGCTTAGCTGGTATTCCATCACTTCATACCTGAAGCTCAGGAGGGGTCTGTTAATGACAGCCAGTGACTACAAGCTTTCTCATTGTAAGTTGCTTGATGGGAAGTTTATTCTGCAAAGATGTGAATCTCTTGTAGGAGCTGCTCCTACTTAAAAAGTTCTACACAAACTCTTCTTGCATTTCCTATTGAGCCTGCTGAAGTCTGTCCAGGCAGAAAAAGCCTGTCCAGTTTGGTACCACTGAGAAATGTTCTTCATTCTCAGACACTTGCTCCTTTCACTCTCCATTTAACTTCCAGTAAAGCCTATTATGGGGCAGCCACCCATCTGGGATATGAAATACTCTCTGGAAGTGGTGTGCCTTATGTTGGGAACACCTGGGCTAGCGTTTTTGGGCTGGCTGTGGAACAGGTTCCCGAGTGACAGGACTTTGGGTAATAGGTGGAAAaccaaaggcagagcagatgTCTGTAGGCTAAAGCCCAGGGCAGGCATACAGGAAGAGGGTTGGCAGCACTGAAGTGAAACAAGCAGAGTTCTGACTTGTGAAATGACATGAGAACTGTCTTAAGCTTTTATCAGCAAATTGCTATGGAGATAGACTCGTAGagtcattaaggttggaaaagccctccaagatcAGAGAGTCCAGCCCTTCTTCTGCTGCgcccaaggccaccactgacccgtgtcctcaagtgccacaaCCACAGgacttttaaatccctccaggactGGGGACTCAaccactgcccagggcagctgtgccGGGGCTGGAcaacccttttggtgaagaagTTTTCCTGATACCCAAACTAAACCTTCCATGGTACAACCTCAGGCCCTAGTGTATGATCATGTGTAGGTAGACTGactgcagcattcccagcttGGTGAACAGTCCCTGGCCTGTGGCAGCCCAGTGCTCATTGTGTCCCACTCCCTGTCAGGGGATATCTGATGGCAGCTCACAGTGGCAGTTGCTGGTGAGCCTCCAGTGTTCCTTTCACCAGATAACCTGGGGCACCTTGCTGGGGGAGTGAGGAGAGCCTCAGCATGACAATTGTCCCTGTGTTTTGTCTTGTGTAAAAAGTGTGGTTTATAGTTGTGTTACTGCATGGAAAGTCTCAGCCCAACTCactctttggggttttttaccaGCATCAGGGCAGTTACTCTGGTTCCAGATAATAGGAATTTTCTTTTGCCACACTCCAGTCATGCTTGCACACACAGTGCACCCCTGCTCCCACAGGTGTTTAAACTGCCGCTGGGATTTCCTTGCTGGGTGATGACTGATGGTGAGAGGCACCGTAAAGCTGGTGGCATTTTTCTTAGCAGTGAACTCTTAAAACTTCCATAGCTAGATAAAATCCCTGAGGATAGCTTGTACCTTCTCCCAGCCCTATCTACATCTGTGTTTTAACAAAACTGTTAAATTAGCTTAATATCCAAATACTAAATCTTGAATTTGAGGGTGTTTACTGCACTGCCTAAAACTTGAATTATTTCCATGTCTAATACActctttttaaaactttttttcttttctctttcagtctTGGTCTTTGTAATGGGCAAAGAAGGGGTCCATGGAGGCGGATTGAATAAGAAGGCATACTCAATGGCAAAATACTTGAGAGACTCTGGGTTCTAGTTGTTAGGCAGACTGTTAAGTATTAGGGGAAGATTGCTATTAAACTTTCCTGGCGGTGAGCTTTAAACCTTACATTCTGGAAACTTTACTAGCAATGCAGGGTGATGGGGTATGAACCTGTGTCTCCTTTGTATCCCTTTGTTGGTGGGGAaaggtgttggtttttttttttttccctttaattcttttcatttctgttttgtttccttgtgtACTCCAGCATTGGTTATAGTCATGGGAAAGGAAAGTGTCCATGGAGGGACACTCAACAAGAAAGCATATGAACTGGCTTTATACCTGAGGAGGTCTGATGTCTGAGCAGCCTCTCCCCATCCACCTAGCAGCTGTCTGCACTACCACCCGCTTGTACTCAGTGCTACCAGACTGTAGATGGtagtttgtggtttttttatttaccCATTTCCTACTGTCATAACTCCAGTTCCCCCTTGTTCATCTCTGTAACCACTGTAGGTAACCGAGCCCATCTGGCACCACCATGACGATGATATGCATGATAACTTGAAACTTGGGAGGGAACATGCCAAGTGTAGGCTCTGCTTTGTCTTAGCAATTAGTATGATATTGACAGCTAAACCAACTGAGATACTAAACAAGGTGCCGATTGTACAATCTAATTTGATCAATGCCTCTTCAGCACTTTGAGCAAGTCACAGCTCACTAGTCTTCCTTTCACAGAGCACGGttgggaggaaaaaagtgtGTGCATATCTTCATTTCTGTCCCtctctttgtttctgttttttaaacCCATGTGTTTGCTTACACCCATTTTTATAGTGCCTGGTTTGTTTAACCAATTTGCCACTCAGAAGCTATTAATGTCACATTAGTTTTGTCATTGCACTTCACTGTAGGCTTAACTCTCTTACTTTTTCTTGATGTTGTGAAGGTTGTACTGCTTAACAAGTGCAATCACAAAACTATGAAAGGGTACAGATGTACTTCCTCCCATGACCTTAAATCACCATCCTAAGGACTTCCCAGACATTCCATCATTACAATAGCTCAggcactttattttttttgccaGCTCCTGTTCTGTAGTTGACTTGTGCAAGGCTGCCACTGTGGCCATTAGCTAGCCTGGTATAACCAGCTGGAGTGTGTCTGGTTTCAGTTTCTCATAGGACCAATTTAATTTGCAGCTTGGGGGTCGGGGGGTGGGCATGgtgtatttgttttttaatatgaaacTGCAATGTCATTGTGGAAAACTGCCACCTTCAGCTACCCTGGAGCTCTGACTGGCTTCAGTCTTTCTGCCAGATCACTCAATGGTGCAGAGTTTGGCTGCTCTGAAGCCACTGTCTGGATGAAGGTCGGTAGTTTGTAAGCTAAACTGTCAAAATAccatttcaaatttaaaaattttcatcTGGCCTGTCACACCCTCGCTGCAGAAATGATGGAGTGAGCTGCCTTGTGCACGAGTCATCTGAAAATGTCTGTAACCAAACTCAGTTCAGGCACGGTTCTGACCTGTATGTCCATTGCAAGAACTGCAGAACTCTGTATACTAAAGAATAAATGGGAGATGGTAGTGGTTGGAATAACTGACTTGGCTGTCTTGTGAtgaattttttaatatgtattcTGTGCCATactattgttaaaaaaaaaaagtgaactgTTGCTATTGTGAGATGGATTTTAACTGACTCTGAGGGTTTCTTTTGACTGGCACTACCTTAGGGACATTCTAGTATTTGCTTCTGTTGTTGGGCCTTGTGGATAATGTACAGATTTAAACAAATTCTTGTTGCTGATTTGTCCATTTCTTTCCCTGCACTTTGTTACATCTGGGATACAGTCTAACTCATCTGATTTAATATGCATTTCAAAAAATGCCATAACTATTAAAAACACCTTGTTTACAGACagatgaaataaatttattccaaccaaacaaaatcagactgttgtaatttttttgccTCACATCCAGGAAATCCTGAGGCTCTTCAGTGCATGGCTGGCCACATTAGCAGGAGGTCAAAGTGCAGTTTTAAGTTTGGCAGGACAGCAGTAGTGTGATAATGTAAGTGGTATGATATGATAAGATGATAAATAGTGTGATAATGTGACTTCAGTCAAAAGCCAGGCAGTCTTTGGGGTAGATCTTAAATTAGGAGATGATTTCTCATCTCTTAATTCCACGTTTACCCAGCTCTCTGGTGTAGGGTTCTCCTGCCCTCTGACTGCCCAGTACACCATTCCTAAACAATCTGAAGGCAACTTCGCATCAGGCCtggaaaaggaggctgtggTGGCCGGCCCAGGTCAGTACAGCCAGGGTGGGAATGTGCTCCCCTCACCCAGAGAAGAGGCAGATTTAAGGTCTCCATTACCTTAAAGGATTGCACCTGTGTTTGTTACTTCTGCTGAGAACTCCTAAAAACACAGGCCCAAGGGGTGTGATGGCAAATCCTGGAGCTTGTGGGACAGGAGGACAGCTGAACCCAGATCATGGGAGGTGAATCTGCCTTCCTGGGCCCTGAAACTAGTCAGGTGCTTCTGGACAGGACCTGAAAACACCTTtgttttcccctccttcccccacaCCTTCATTGTTGTCAGCTGCACCTGCTCCTCTGCTTGGCACTAGACCTGGGTCTAACTGAAACCTTCCTATATATAGTGTTCATATTCTCCCACTGCCAAGTGGCTCTGCGTCTGAACTGGATCTCCCAGTGCCAAAGTTAGAGCAGACCAACACACCCAGAGCACAGAGCAAATTCCTGTTCAGTAGTAACTGGTACAGATGATGCAAACCTGCTTCCCTCATAAAACACATGTGAAGTTGTGCTCAGTGTCTGAACACAAAGTTGCACTCACCAGACTGCAGAACCTTGTTTCTCCCTAGTTAGGAGGAATGAGGATATTATattcccagagctgcttctATGTGAAGGGCAGAGTGGATGGAATTGACTAGAGCagcaccccagagcagagcagctgctggcagcacacaCCAGGTACTTGTCATCACATGCCTTAGTGTGACATTGTTTCTTTCTGATCAATTCCCCGCTCTTGAGGTGTATGTCACCTGTATACTTCTGCTTGGTgttcaaattactttttcaaaTGCATTTGTTGGTGAGTTTTCCAAGCATAACTGTCTGCAACTGATTGCAGGCACTAGAATTATATAAGAGCGTATTACAAAGTTTAGGTCAGTTTAGGTTCCGGAACTCTTCAGATtttgggggctgctcctggataCAATAATGAATAATCATATACACTCACAGCAACAGCAGAGACCTATTTTAAGAAACATCTTTCAGCATAGTAGTTACATTTTCAGAAACCATTTTCCCATTTGGACTCACCTAGACATATGCACGCTGAAGGGGAATTTTGCCTTGTGAAAATATACCACTACACTGACTGTCATGACCCCatggctgctggcagcagtggtTTGGAGATTAATCATTCTTTCATCATTATCCTTTTGCTGTGCCTCATTGTGCAAAATAAACTTTTCCCTGCTCTCAGCCAGGCCCAGAAAACATCTGCACTGTAGGGTGTGTGGCTGCAGAGAGTGTAAGGTCAGGAACTACATCTGGGACCACCTTGCCTGCCATGGCTTCTCCACGGTTCTGGCACTGGGCTGTGCTTCTGCAGGCGCTGACAGCTGGGTAGGAATTGTTCAGAGCACCCCGCTCTTCCTTCCACTCCCCCAGGCAAACTACAGACTCTGGCCAGTCCAAACTCCTCCTCAAGCTAGAAGTGAACAAAAATGAAGGTTTTCTGCATAACTCAGACCCCTGCACGTAGAACTGGTCAGCGCAACCCCTTGTACTATGGTTCACAGTATGATGCAGGAAACATTTACTTGGGCTCCCACCAGTTCCATGTTACACATCTTCAAAAGCACTTCACCCTCAGTAACGGAGTACTCAAGGTCTCAAGTGATGCAAAAGTTCAATAAACTTCTTCTGATGTTTAAAGTGGAAAACATGTTTATTAACATTCTTTCAAGCTTTCCCTAGTCAAGGCCatataaaaaaatctccatttgaGTATATGCATGGTTTTACTTTCTACATAGTTACAGAGGTATTATATAGAATCTACCTTTTTTGTGATACACTGGTAAGTACTGAGTTCTGTGAGACTGGTGTAAGCACTTGTTTTCAAATCAGGTATTtgaaaagaacaattttttaTATACAGTTTAGCAGACTAATGCAGCATAAAATGCTCTTAGTAAGAGGTATATGAGCCAAGGATCAATATAATACTTACCCTAAACTTCTTTTTCTATGTGGAATAAAACCTCTGTCTTGGTTATCTTCCAACTCCCACCTCCTCACTGGAAACCAGACAACAAAGTAGTAGCAAGGAGGGATAATAATGTGCTTATGGTGGACCTGACCTTGTGAATTGCTCAAAACTAAACATATATTCTAAGTTTCCTCATCCCGGGAATTGCTCAATGGAACTGCTTAAACTCAGCTACCATGGCAAATTCCAAAGGATTGTTTGGAATCACTGCGTTGAGATAAAAGTggaatttcttctgctttgttttaaCATACTAGCACATAGAATATTGATCTGTTCtactttttcctttcagcagtGGTGACAGTTTTTAGGAAAACTATACAAACATGCAAATACAGTTCTCGTTGGGCCTAAGGGGGTAACACATATCtacatttaataaatattgCTCTCAGGATGACCCAGTTGTAGCtacaaaatggaaataaaagtaCTTTCAGAGAAATCCCATTTCAATGGGAGGCATTTAGAGTCTCTGCGATATTTCAATTTATATAAACTATTAACATTATTCATTAGCATTGTGAAGTCCAGTTTAACTGTTGGTTTTGAGAAGACAGAATGTGTGACTGAATACCTGAATCAAAAATAAATCTACCTGTAATGATTTAACCAGAGTACTACTACATGAACTGCTGCTCCTATCAAAGAAACCAAATGGGTTACAGATTAAAAGAGATTCCCTACATAAAGGTTTGTAAATAGCCTTAAGAACCCTTTTGTTCATACACCTATGGGTCATTAGTAGTCTCAGACAGTGTTTGCCACTCTGTACTCCCTGTCCTcactgggctgcagctggaccACTACACTTTCTTCATTCATCCCATTTTCCGCATCACTGCTATCAACATTGTCATTGTCATCCTCCTCGTACTCCGAGGACTCGGTCATGTTTTGATGGGAATGCGACTCTGACAGAGCCCCGAAGGACTGCGTGCTGACCGAGGCCAAAGGCCTGAGCAGAGGAGTGTTCTCAGACACTTCGttctcctcctggctgctgtcTGTCTCCGAGTCAGAGTCCCCCTGGGAAGGGACCACTTTCTGCTTACACACAggacaggttttttttgtttttgtcagcCACGGGTCCACACACTTGCAGTGATATGctgttagaaaacaaaaaacaaggaCATAATTATAATAGTGAAAAGGACAGGAAAACCTGCTAAACTGTTTCTGTTCAGTGACACAGGAGAATTTCAGAATGTAACCCAGAGAATTTTAGTGCCAAATTTGTTGGCACATAGCCTGTACAAAACACCTGATGGCTCAGGATCTGAGTCACGTGGGTATATGCAATGAATACCTGTGTTTTCTACTGAGTGAATGAGAGCAGTAGTACAACAGGCCATGTCTGATGACAAACCTTAAAGCTTTTTGAGCAATTCCATCCACTTTGCAGCAGGCATGCCCACCATCATCATCTTCACATCGCCTCTCACCTCCACACCAACATGTATCAAAGCACCTCATTATTACATGACATTATCACATGAATTTGTGGATCTTAAATTAGGTCTGCAATTGGCACTGCAACTAGACTAGccatgtttaaaaaaagtatttgtctCATAGTATTAAAAA includes the following:
- the PFN2 gene encoding profilin-2; amino-acid sequence: MAGWQSYVDNLMCDGCCQEAAIVGYCDAKYVWAATAGGIFQSITPGEIDMIVGKDREGFFTNGLTLGAKKCSVIRDSLYVDGDCTMDIRTKSQGGEPTYNVAVGRAGRVLVFVMGKEGVHGGGLNKKAYSMAKYLRDSGF